In Pseudomonadota bacterium, a single genomic region encodes these proteins:
- a CDS encoding succinate dehydrogenase/fumarate reductase iron-sulfur subunit, translated as MDVKILKYDPAMDAKPYYKIYNVPWKKNITVLEIIVYVHENHEAIAFDYSCRGRVC; from the coding sequence ATGGACGTAAAAATATTGAAATACGATCCGGCAATGGATGCAAAACCTTATTACAAAATCTATAATGTTCCATGGAAGAAAAACATAACGGTTCTTGAAATAATAGTATATGTTCATGAGAACCACGAAGCAATTGCCTTTGATTATTCCTGCCGGGGAAGGGTATGC